The Candidatus Eisenbacteria bacterium region CCACGTGCAGCAGCGCGTGGGCGACGTAGAAGAACGTCGCGCCGTAGAGCACGCCGCGGCGCGCGGCCGGAACCTCGGCGGCGACGCACATGCCGACCCCGACGGCGGTGTACGCACACCCGATGTCGCGCACGAAGTGGAGGTTCAAAGGACCCGTGTCGGGGACGCGGGCCGGCAGGTTCCGGTACCAGCCCTCCGGATTCGCGAGCATCCAGCATCCGTTCCCGACGTTCCCGAGTCCCAGGATCCACAGCAGGAGTCGCATGGTCGGCTTCTCTCAGACCGGAAGACGAACGGGAAGCCCGCGGCGTGACACGGGCTCGCCCGTTGACCCGGTTCCGCGGCGCCTGCACCGTGCCCCGCGATGCTCGTCGATACGCACTGCCACATCATGCCGGACCGGCTCGCGAGCGCGATCCGGCGCTTCTTCGTTGCCCGAACACCTCGTGCACCATTGCGGAGTCGGCGAACGGCATCCGGCAGCTCGGGCTCAGCGACCGCGCGCTGCGCGCGATCCTCGGCGAGAACGCCGCGCGGCTCGTGCCGTAGCTACGGCGCGGCGCGCAGCTCGACGACGGAGATCTCCGGCGGCACGCGGAAGCGAACCGGCACGATGCTCGTCCCGAGCCCGGGGGTGACGAAGAGGTGCCGGCCGTCCTCGACGACGTGGCCGATCGCGTAGCGCTGCCCGTAGCGCGACGGCACGATCAAGCGGCCGACGAGCGGCAGGCACACCTGACCGCCGTGCGTGTGGCCGGCGATCGTGAGCGCGAGGCGCTCCGGCATGCGCGGAAAGACGTCGGGATTGTGCGTGAAGGCGACGACGGGCGCGTCGTCGGTCACCTCGGCGAGCGCGCCGTGCACGTCGTGACGTCCCTCCCAGAAGTCGCTCACGCCGGCGAGCCAGAAGCGGCCGTGCGGGCCGTCGATCGGGATCGCCTGGTCCTCGAGGGTCGTGATGCCGGCGCCGGCGAGCGCGCGCTGCACGCGTCCGACGTCGAACCACCAGTCGTGGTTGCCGAGCACGGCGTACACGCCGAGCGGTGCGTGCAGCCCGCGCAGGACGGCAGCCGTCTCCTCGGGCGGAACGAAGGTGCCGCCTGGAATGCCCTTGATCACGTAGTCGCCCGCGAGGAGCACGAGGTCCGCGCCGGCGGCGTTCGTCTCGTCGACGATGCGCCGCAGCTTGTCGATGCCGTTCCACGGCGAGCCCACGTGCAGATCGGCGAGCACGGCGATGCGGAGACCGTTCAATCGAGACGGCCAGCGTTCGAGCGGCAGCACGTAGCGCTCCACGCGAAGCGACGCCGGCTCGATCCAGAAGGCGCGCAGCCCGAGCCCGAGGGCGGCGATGCCCACGAGCAGCCCGAGCCATCCCCACCATCGCCGCCGCATCGGGGTGTCGAGGTAGCACAGGGAGGGGGTCAAGTAAGGATCACTCGCCCCTTGACATCGAGGCGAAAAAAGAGCGAAACAGGATCCATGTCCGCCGCCGCCCTTCTCGACCGGCTCGGCCGTCCCGGGGACATCCGATTAGGTGCCTCGCCCCGGGGCGGCCACCCCCTCCTTCCCACGGGCATCGCGGCGCTCGACGCTGCGACGGGCGGCGGCATCCCACGTGGACGCATGACCGAGCTCGCCGGGCGGCGGAGCACCGGCCGAACGGGGCTCGCCTGCGCCATCGCGGCGCGGGCGACGCAGGCCGGAGAGGTCGTCGCCTGGATCGATCCCGCCAACTCCCTCGACCCCGAGGCCGCCACCACCACCGGCCTCGTCCTTGCCCGCGTGCTCTGGGTCAGACCCCGGTCCGAGCACGACGTCCCACCAGCCGCCGAGTGCCTCCTCGGCGCGGGCGGCTTCGGCCTGGTCGTCCTCGACCTCGCCGAAGCCGCCCACCCCTCCACTCCCTGGCCGCGGCTCGTGCGCGCCGCCGAGCGCACGCGCACGACGCTGCTGGTGCTCACCTCGCATCGTCAGGCCGGCGCGCACGCGGCGCTCGGGCTCGAGATCACCACCCGGCGTGCCGAGTGGCATCGCGATACCGGACGCCCGACCCTTCTCGCCGGCATCACCGCCGCGCTCACCGTCACCCGAAACCGCATCGGCATTCCCGGCCGCGCGCTCACCCTGAGGCAAGCCGCCTGTGCGTGATCGCCGCCGGCCATGCCCCGCATCGCCTGCCTCGTCGTGCCCGATCTTCCCGTGGCCGCCCTTTGCCGCGCTGATCCCGATTGTGCAGCCCGTCCCCTCGTCCTCACCGACGCCCCCGGACCACACGCGCGCGTCGTCGCCGCCTCGGCGAGCGCCCGCGCGCTCGGCATCCGTCCCGCGAAGCACACCGCTGCACAGGCTCGTGCACTTCTTGCTCAGCTGATCGTCCGCCGGCGCGACGCCGCGGCCGAGGCATCGGCCGCGCACGCGCTCGTCGACGTCGCCGCATCGCTCGCGCAGCGCATCGAGGTCGCCGCGGACGCCACGGTCTTCCTCGACGCCGAGGGATCGACCCATCTCGCCGGCACCGAAGCCGGGCTCGCGACGGCGCTCGTCGCGCGCGCGGCGCGCGTGGGGCTCGAGGCGCGCGCTGCGGTGGCGTCGAGCATGACGGTGGCGCGGCTCGCCGCCCGTCACGGTCACGGCACCGAGGTCGTGCCCGCCGGCAGCGAGCGGGGATTCCTGGCGCCGTTGCCGCTCGCCTGCCTCGACCCCGCCCCCGACGTCGCCGTGACGCTCGCGCGCTGGGGCATCCGCACGCTCGGCGAGCTCGCACTCCTCCCGACGGGCGAGGTCGCCACGCGGCTCGGACCGCCGGGCGTGCCGCTCATCCGCGCCGCGCGTGGCGAGGACGAGCGCCCCCTCATGCCGGCGGCGATCGCCGGCGACGTCGAGGAGTCGGTCGTGCTCGAGCACGCGATCGACAACCTGGAGCCGCTCCTGTTCGTGCTGCACGGCCTCGTCCTGCGCGCCGTCGAGCGGCTCGGCCTCGCGGGCATCGGCTGCGCGCGGCTCGGTCTCGCGCTCGAGCTGGACGACCGGAGCCGCGATGCGCGCACGATCCCGCTCGCCGCGCCCACCCGCGACGTGAAGACGCTCCTCGGCTGTCTGCGCGTCGAGCTCGAAGCGCACCCGCCGCGCGCGGCGATCGTGAAGCTCACGATCGTCGCCACGCCGGCGCTCGTGCGCGCCACACAGCTCGGTCTCTTCGCCCCGGCGGGGCCGTCGCCCGAGCGGCTCGCGACCACGCTCGCGCGGCTGGGCGCGATGTGCGGCACGGAGGGCGTGGGCACGCCCGTCGTCGTCGACTCGCACCGCCCGGGCGACGCGGCCGTGGCGCCGTTCACGCTGCCGTCCGCGACGCTACCGGACCGCACGGCGGAGTCGTCGTGCCGCCTCGTCATCCGCGCGCTCCGTCCGCCGCAGCCGCTCCAGGTGTTCACCGAGCGCGACGCGCCGAGCTTCGTGCGCGGTGCGGGGCTCGGCGGTCGCGTCGTCGGCGCCGCGGGCCCCTGGCGCGTCACCGCCGAATGGTGGGACGACGCGCCCGTCGTGCGCGACTACTACGATCTCGAGCTCACCGACGGCGGGATCTACCGCTGCTTCCGCGATCGCCGATCGGGGGAGTGGTTCGTCGATGGGGCGTACGACTGACTCTCACCATGTCGATCAATCATGCCCACGACTGAGCATCCGTCCCTCTGGCCACTCGACGCCGAGGCGGCTATGGTCACCGCATGGCGACGATCGTCCGATGGAACGGCGCTGATCTCCCCGAGGAGCTTCGGCGACTTCCTGCAGGACGCTACGTCGTCGAGTCGGTCGACGACATCCCGCCCCTCACGCCCGAGGAGGATGCAGGCATCGAGCTTGCCCTCACCACACTCGAGCATGGAGGCGGAGTGGACGATCCCGACGTCCAGCGGCGCATCATCGCTCCGTTGCGTCGCTGAGAATCGTCTACCCTCCGCAAGCGATCGAGGATCGTCAGGCGTTCGTCGCGCATGTTGCGGCAAGCAACCTCGGTGCGGCGATGAGCATGGCCGAGGGCGTCTTTCGTGTCGTGCATCGACTCGCGCGCGGAGAGTTCGACGGACCGGAGCAACGGCTTCGGTCGGAGCAAGTCATCAGGAGCTGGCCCGTCCATCCGTTGCGGATCTACTACCGGCGCACTACGGACACATTCCAAGTCCTGCGCGTGTACCGCCAAGCGCGTCGCCCGATCGCGAAGTAGCAGGAGATCCGCTCGCGCCGTGGCCCGGCCATGCCCGGCTCTGACTACGTCGAGCTGCGCTGCCGGAGCGCGTTCAGCTTCCTGGCGGGTGCGTCGCTGCCCGAGGATCTCGCCCTTCGCGCGGCCGCGCTCGGCTACGACGCGATCGCGCTCGCCGACTGCGGGGGCGTCTACGGGGCGCCGCGCTTCTTCCAGGCGGCCAGGCGCGCCGGTGTACGCGCGATCGTTGGCGCCGACGTGCCGGTCGCCGGCGCCGGCGTGCTGCATCTCCTGGTCGAGAGCGCCGTGGGCTATCGCAACCTCTGCCGCCTGCTCACCGCGGGCGCGCTCGGCCGTCCCAAGGGCGACGCGCGGGTCGACTGGACGCAGGTCGAGGAGCACGCGGCCGGGCTCGCCTGTCTCGCGGGCGGCGAGGACGGCGTGCTCGCCGATCCGGCGACGGCGCCGGCGAACTTGCATCGTCTCGCCGGCATCTTCCCCGACCGCCTCGCCGTCGACGTGCACCATCATCGTGACCGCGCAGGCGCTCGCTTCGCACGCCGGCTGGCGGACCTGGCCGAGACACACCGCGTTCCCGTCGTGGCGACCAACGACGTGCGGCACGCGACGCCACGGGATCGCCCGCTCCTCGACGTCCTCATCTGCATCCGCCTCGGCACGACGGTGGACGCGGCCGGGCGCCGGCTGCTCGCGAACGCCGAACGACACCTGAAGTCCGCCGCCGAGATGGCGGCGCTCTTCCGCGACACGCCGGCGTGGATCCGCGAGAGCCGCCGCATCGCCGAGCGCTGCGCCTTCACGCTCGCCGACCTGCCCTATCGCTTCCCCGACTATCCGCTGCCGCCCGGCGAGACGCCGCAGGGCTTCCTGCGCGAGCTCACGTTCGCGGGCGCGCGTGAGCGCTGGCGGCCCGTCACGCCGCGCATCCGCCGCCAGCTCGAGCACGAGCTCGCCGTCGTCGCCAAGCTCGACCTCGCCGGCTACTTCCTCATCGTCTGGGACATCGTCCGCTTCTGCCGCGAGCGCGGCATCCTGTGTCAGGGGCGCGGATCGGCGGCGAACAGCGCCGTCTGCTACGCGCTCGGCATCACCGCCGTCGACGCCGTGGCGATGGACCTGCTCTTCGAGCGCTTCCTCTCCGAGGAGCGCGGCGAATGGCCGGACATCGACCTCGATCTGCCCTCCGGCGATCGCCGGGAAGAGGTGATCCAGTACGTCTACCGCCGCTACGGCGAGCGCGGCGCCGCCATGACGGCGACCGTCGTCAGCTATCGCACGCGCAGCGCCGTGCGCGAGGTGGGCAAGGCGCTCGGCCTGGGGCTCGATCAGGTCGATCGGCTGGCCAAGCTCCTGCGCGCGCACGGCTGGCACGACCAGCACGACGAGCTGGCGGCCCAGCTCCGCAACGGCGGCGTCGATCCCGCGGCGCCGCGCATCGCGCTCCTGGTCGAGCTCGTCCGGCAGATCCAGAGTCTGCCGCGTCACCTCGGCCAGCACACCGGCGGCATGGTGATCGCCGCCGGCAGGCTCGACGACGTCGTGCCGCTCGAGCCGGCCGCGATGGCCGGCCGGCACGTGATCCAGTGGGACAAGGACGACTGCGCCGACCTCGGGCTCATCAAGGTCGACCTCCTCGGCCTCGGCATGATGGCGGCGCTCGAGGAGGCGATCCCGCTCGTGCGCGAGCACGAGGGCGTGGAGGTCGACCTCGCGCACCTGCCCCCCGACGATCCGAAGGTCTATGCCATGCTCCAGCGCGCCGACACGATCGGCGTCTTCCAGGTCGAGAGCCGCGCACAGATGGCGACCCTGCCGCGCATGAAGCCCGATCACTTCTACGACCTCGTCGTCGAGGTCGCGATCATCCGTCCCGGCCCCATCGTGGGACAGATGGTGCATCCCTATCTGCGCCGGCGTGCGGGGCGCGAGGCCGTGACGTACGCGCATCCCGCGCTCGAGCCCATTCTCGCGCGCACGCTCGGCGTGCCGCTCTTCCAGGAGCAGCTCCTGCGCATGGCGATGGCCGTCGCCGGCTTCACGGGCGGCGAGGCCGAGGAGCTCCGTCGCGCGATGGGCTTCAAGCGCTCGGAAGCGCGCATGCAGGCGATCGAGGCGCGCCTGCGCGCCGGCATGACCGCACACGGCATCGCCGGCACGACGCAGGACGACATCGTGCGCGGCATCACGTCGTTCGCGCTCTACGGCTTCCCCGAATCGCACGCGGCGAGCTTCGCGCTGCTCGCCTACGCGTCGGCGTACCTGAAGGCGCACCACCCGGCCGCGTTCTACTGCGCGCTGCTCAACGCGTGGCCGATGGGCTTCTACCACCCGGCGACGCTCGTGAAGGACGGCGAGCGGCACGGCGTGCGCTTCCTGCCGATCGACGCCGAGCGCTCGGCGTGGCGGTGCACGATCGAGTCCGGCGCCGTGCGGCTCGGCCTGCGCTACGTGAAGGGCCTCCGCGCCGCCGCCGCCGAGCGGATCGTCGCGGCGCGGCCCTGCACGTCGGTGGGCGACCTCGCCCGGCGCGCGCTCCTCGAACGCGACGAGCTGGATGCGCTCGCGCACGCGGGCGCGCTCGCGCCCTTCGGCCTCTCCCGGCGCGAAGCCCTCTGGCAGGCGTCGGCGGTCGAGCGCGATCCGACCTCGCTCCTCGCCCGCACGCGACCGGAACGCTCCGGGTCTCCGCTTCCGCCCATGTCCCCCTTCGAGGAGACGGCCGCCGACTACGCGACGACGGGCCTCACGACGGGCCCGCACGTCATGGCGTACCTCCGCGATCGGCTGCGCGCCGAAGGCGTGGTCGCGACGTGCGACCTCGCGCGCGTCCGCGACGGCGCGCGGGTGCGCGTCGCCGGTCACGTGATCGTCCGCCAGCGACCCGGCACGGCGAAGGGGATGTGCTTCCTCACGCTCGAGGACGAGACGGGCACGGCGAACGCCTTTCTCACGCCGCCCACCTACGAGCGCTGGCGCGTGCTGCTCAACACTTCCCCGCTCGTGGAGGTGGCGGGCCAGCTCGAGCATCGCGACGGCGTGACGCACGTGCGCGTCGCGTCGCTGCGGCGGCTCGACGCGGTCCCGGAGCTCCCCGAAGGACACGACTACCGCTGACGGTTGCCGAGCACGGCCGCCGCAGCTTAGACGAGAGAGACGATGCGTCTCGATCTCGACGGCGAGCCGGTCCACACGCGCGCCCAGAGCGCCCTCGTGCGCCGCCGGAACGACGGAAAGCTCGAGGCGCAGGGTTCGCTGCTGGACCTCCGCACGCGCGGCTTCCTCCCGGTCGGGGGCAGCATGCAAGGGATGGGCATCATCCACCACATGGAGCTCGCCTGGGTGGTCGAGCCGGCCACCGGCACGATCGAGCGCTGGACGCCGATGCAGCCCACCGTCGCGTTCGAGGCTTCGCCCGAGACCGCCGGCGAAAGCTGCCGGGACCCGATCGATCGCTTGGCCGCGCTCGGGACCACGACGTCGCTCGGCCGCGGCCTCTCGCAGGCGGTGCGCGACCGCATCGGCGGTCCGCTCGGATGCTCGCACCTGGTCACGCTCGCGCTCTTCATGGACGCCGCGCTACGCGCCGGTCTCGCCGCCCGCAGCAACGCCGCGGCCGCTCCGCCGGGTCCGCTCTTTCGTCGCGACCTCGTCTTCGACGGCCACGAGCGGGAGGGTGGGCGCGTCGACGTCGCGGTGCGCCTGGGCGATCTCCACTGGAACGATCGCGGGCCGCAGGTCCTCGCACCCGAGCGCTTCGCGCTCCACCACGAGCTCGCGGCCGCCGTGACGGCCGATCTCTGGCCGGGCACGCTGGTCGGCGCGCGCGGCGCCGAGCGACGCCGCACGGCCGATCGCTTCGCGGGCGAGGCCTGGACCGACCGCACCGCGCTCCTGGCATCGCTCGTCGGCATGGGGCTCGCGCGTGGCGCGATGAGCGAGCTCGCCTCGCGCCTCGGCGACGGTGCCGATGCGGCGCCGTGGCGAGATGCGTTCGCGATGCTGCCGCCAGCGCTCGTCCAGTGTCGGGCCGCGCACCCCGACGCCTGGCACGACAAGGTCCGCACGACGCCGCGTCATCCGGGGCTCACGGCGCTCCCGGACTCCTGCTACATGTGGCGGCGCGGTGGCGCGCTGGAAGCGATCCGCGGGCGTCACGGCGCCGGCAAGGGTGGACGCTGACGCGCGTGCGCCGATGGACCGGGAGCGTCGCCGCGTGTCTCGTGCTGCTCGCGCTGCCGTCCGCGGCCGCGGCTGGCGCGTGCGACGCGTACGACGAGCATCCGCAGGAGATGGGGCGTCTCCCCGCCGTCCTGCCGGAGCTCTCGGGGCTTGCGGCGAGCCGGCGACACGCCGGCGTCTACTGGGCGCACAACGATTCGGGACACGAGCTCGCGCTGTACGCCATCCGCGAGAACGGGACGCTCGTCGCGTCCTTCCCGCTGCGCGGCGCGAGCGCCGTCGATCCCGAGGACATCGCCACGGGTCCGTGCGCCGCGGCCTCACCTCGCTCCTGCATCTACCTCGCCGACACGGGCGACAACCTGCACGGCCGCAAGCGCGTGCAGATCTTGCGGGTCGAGGAGCCCGACGAGCTGCGCGGTCGCCCGCTCACCGCAACGTCGCTGCCGTTCGCGTACGCGGACGACACGCACGACGTGGAGGCGCTGCTCGTCGATCCGCGCAGCGCCGAGGTGTACGTGGTGACGAAGACCCTCTTCTCGCTCGGCGACCTCTACCGCGTGGAGGGCCTCCGCCCGCGCGCGTTCGGGACCGCCGTCCGGCTCGAGGCCGTCGACGCGCCGCCCGAGCTCGACGCGCTCACGACGGCGGCCAGCGTCCACCCTGACGGCGACCGCGTGCTCCTGCGCACCTATCGCTTCGTGTGGGAGTTCCGCCGTCCGGGCGCGTCGCGGCTGGCCGACGTGCTCGCCACGCGCCCGATCAAAGTCCCGACCGTCGGCCCCGGCCTCGGCGAGGCTGTCGGCTACACGGCCGACGGCACGGGCTATCTCCTCGGCGGCGAAGGCGACCGAAGCGCGCTCTTCCGGGTCACCTGTCGACCGTTGCCCTAGCGCAGACTCCGCAGGCGCTCCGCGATCTGCGTGGTGGCCGAGTTCATCGCGGCCCGGTTCGCTTGACCGAGCGCGCTTGCGGCGAAGGCGTTGCTCGCCTTCCCGATGCCGAACACCGAGAAGCCGCTCGCCGCGGACTCGCTGGTGAAGCTGCCGTTCGCGACCACCGTCGCCGCGATGCGGCCGCTGCCCGGCTGGACCAACTTCAGATCCATCGCGACCGACCCGGTGCGGCGTGCAACCGTGTTGTCGTAGGTGGGGTTCGCCACCGCAAGCGCGGCGCCGGTGGCGGCGGCGGGGGTGTTGCCCGCGATCGCGCCGGCGATGCCAAGCGCCGCGCCGATCGCGCCGGCCGAGCCACCCGTGCTCGAGCCCGTCGCTTCGGCGATCTCGTTGAACTCCGTGACCGATCCGCGAATGACGAAGGGTCCGACCTCACCGCGCTTCAGCATCGAGGACGGCTTGTTGCGGCGATCGTAGTAGTAGTCGTAGTCGACGATGTGGATGTTGCCGACGTTGCCGAGCGCGGTGACGAGCTGGTTCGCGATCGCCGTTCCCATCTGCGCGCTCGCGCCCTGCGGCGGCGGGTTGTAGGCCTGCGCCCTCGGGCCCTCCGGGAGAAGGCCCCAGCCCCAGGGTCCCCAGCCGTACCGCCGGCCGGGCGCCTGGGGCACGTCCCCAGCCGGTGTGCCGTCGGCATCGAACGTGAACGGCTCGACCGTCACCACGTAGTAGGGCTGCGAGGGATCGTAGGGGATGCGCACCACGTCGACCCGCGTCGACTCCGGCGCTTCGCCGGTTGCGCGGACGCCTTGCTTGTTGACGGTTGCGTTGGCGCACGCGCTCGCGAGCGCGGCGAGGGCCAGGATCGAAACCTTCCGCATGAAGCTCCTCCTCATCGGGGCCGCGGAATTGCGGCCGACGCCATGAACAACGCCATCCCCGGAAGGTCACCCCTGTAACAAGCGAACCGGGGGTCGTCCACAGCGACGCGGGCGTGACACCCCTCTCACACCGCAGGCCGCCGGACCCGTCGAAACGTCGAAAGCTTGCCGCCGAACAGGGCCGGTCTGCACATTTTCGTCGCGAGACAAGCGCGCTCGACACGGCGACCGACCAGGCGCCGCCATCCTGGCGTCGCTCCTGCGGGCCCCCCGCTCGGATTCGCGCGCGCGGCACGCTTCTTGGACCTCGGAGGGATCGGCGGTCCTCTTCGGAGTCACTTTGACGGGTTCGAGCGTGGCAGCCGTCCCGTGTGCCTTCGTCCTCATGCGGCCACCGGCCCCCAAGGGTCGGTGGCCGCAGCGTTTGTAGCGACCGCTTCCCCTCAGGGTCCGGCGTCGCGGGTCGCGTCGATCGCCTCGCCGGCCAGGATCAGCAGCCGGTCGTGGAGCGTGCGCGGCACGCGACCGGCTCGCGTCGCCTCCTCGATCCGCTGCACGAAGAGCTGGAGCCGGCGCTCCAGGTCTTGGAGACGCCGGGCATACGCGGTGGCGCGATGGCGATTCGCTCGGACGGCGCGCAGGAGCGCGCGGCC contains the following coding sequences:
- a CDS encoding DUF2889 domain-containing protein produces the protein MRLDLDGEPVHTRAQSALVRRRNDGKLEAQGSLLDLRTRGFLPVGGSMQGMGIIHHMELAWVVEPATGTIERWTPMQPTVAFEASPETAGESCRDPIDRLAALGTTTSLGRGLSQAVRDRIGGPLGCSHLVTLALFMDAALRAGLAARSNAAAAPPGPLFRRDLVFDGHEREGGRVDVAVRLGDLHWNDRGPQVLAPERFALHHELAAAVTADLWPGTLVGARGAERRRTADRFAGEAWTDRTALLASLVGMGLARGAMSELASRLGDGADAAPWRDAFAMLPPALVQCRAAHPDAWHDKVRTTPRHPGLTALPDSCYMWRRGGALEAIRGRHGAGKGGR
- a CDS encoding DNA polymerase Y family protein, translated to MPRIACLVVPDLPVAALCRADPDCAARPLVLTDAPGPHARVVAASASARALGIRPAKHTAAQARALLAQLIVRRRDAAAEASAAHALVDVAASLAQRIEVAADATVFLDAEGSTHLAGTEAGLATALVARAARVGLEARAAVASSMTVARLAARHGHGTEVVPAGSERGFLAPLPLACLDPAPDVAVTLARWGIRTLGELALLPTGEVATRLGPPGVPLIRAARGEDERPLMPAAIAGDVEESVVLEHAIDNLEPLLFVLHGLVLRAVERLGLAGIGCARLGLALELDDRSRDARTIPLAAPTRDVKTLLGCLRVELEAHPPRAAIVKLTIVATPALVRATQLGLFAPAGPSPERLATTLARLGAMCGTEGVGTPVVVDSHRPGDAAVAPFTLPSATLPDRTAESSCRLVIRALRPPQPLQVFTERDAPSFVRGAGLGGRVVGAAGPWRVTAEWWDDAPVVRDYYDLELTDGGIYRCFRDRRSGEWFVDGAYD
- a CDS encoding metallophosphoesterase, whose protein sequence is MTPSLCYLDTPMRRRWWGWLGLLVGIAALGLGLRAFWIEPASLRVERYVLPLERWPSRLNGLRIAVLADLHVGSPWNGIDKLRRIVDETNAAGADLVLLAGDYVIKGIPGGTFVPPEETAAVLRGLHAPLGVYAVLGNHDWWFDVGRVQRALAGAGITTLEDQAIPIDGPHGRFWLAGVSDFWEGRHDVHGALAEVTDDAPVVAFTHNPDVFPRMPERLALTIAGHTHGGQVCLPLVGRLIVPSRYGQRYAIGHVVEDGRHLFVTPGLGTSIVPVRFRVPPEISVVELRAAP
- a CDS encoding error-prone DNA polymerase, whose product is MPGSDYVELRCRSAFSFLAGASLPEDLALRAAALGYDAIALADCGGVYGAPRFFQAARRAGVRAIVGADVPVAGAGVLHLLVESAVGYRNLCRLLTAGALGRPKGDARVDWTQVEEHAAGLACLAGGEDGVLADPATAPANLHRLAGIFPDRLAVDVHHHRDRAGARFARRLADLAETHRVPVVATNDVRHATPRDRPLLDVLICIRLGTTVDAAGRRLLANAERHLKSAAEMAALFRDTPAWIRESRRIAERCAFTLADLPYRFPDYPLPPGETPQGFLRELTFAGARERWRPVTPRIRRQLEHELAVVAKLDLAGYFLIVWDIVRFCRERGILCQGRGSAANSAVCYALGITAVDAVAMDLLFERFLSEERGEWPDIDLDLPSGDRREEVIQYVYRRYGERGAAMTATVVSYRTRSAVREVGKALGLGLDQVDRLAKLLRAHGWHDQHDELAAQLRNGGVDPAAPRIALLVELVRQIQSLPRHLGQHTGGMVIAAGRLDDVVPLEPAAMAGRHVIQWDKDDCADLGLIKVDLLGLGMMAALEEAIPLVREHEGVEVDLAHLPPDDPKVYAMLQRADTIGVFQVESRAQMATLPRMKPDHFYDLVVEVAIIRPGPIVGQMVHPYLRRRAGREAVTYAHPALEPILARTLGVPLFQEQLLRMAMAVAGFTGGEAEELRRAMGFKRSEARMQAIEARLRAGMTAHGIAGTTQDDIVRGITSFALYGFPESHAASFALLAYASAYLKAHHPAAFYCALLNAWPMGFYHPATLVKDGERHGVRFLPIDAERSAWRCTIESGAVRLGLRYVKGLRAAAAERIVAARPCTSVGDLARRALLERDELDALAHAGALAPFGLSRREALWQASAVERDPTSLLARTRPERSGSPLPPMSPFEETAADYATTGLTTGPHVMAYLRDRLRAEGVVATCDLARVRDGARVRVAGHVIVRQRPGTAKGMCFLTLEDETGTANAFLTPPTYERWRVLLNTSPLVEVAGQLEHRDGVTHVRVASLRRLDAVPELPEGHDYR